A window from Branchiostoma lanceolatum isolate klBraLanc5 chromosome 9, klBraLanc5.hap2, whole genome shotgun sequence encodes these proteins:
- the LOC136441421 gene encoding beta-1,4 N-acetylgalactosaminyltransferase 1-like produces MPFGVGWFAGRNLAVSQVKTPYMLWVDDDFLFIPETKLEKFVDVLDNADIDIVSGLVGRDRISLKKLNILEGDEEGDCLVQTIGTYGTLKDFPECHRVDRVTNFFLGRTDKVREVGFDPAYSRFAHTGENFSFSVNHHVVNGLLFSQNFALASSC; encoded by the exons ATGCCTTTCGGTGTG GGCTGGTTTGCTGGGCGGAACCTAGCGGTATCACAAGTGAAAACTCCCTACATGCTTTGGGTGGATGACGACTTCCTGTTCATACCGGAAACCAAGCTAGAAAAATTCGTCGATGTTCTAGACAATGCTGACATCGACATA GTGTCTGGCTTAGTCGGACGGGACCGTATCAGCCTAAAGAAACtgaacatcctggagggagacGAGGAAGGCGACTGTCTCGTCCAGACCATTGGCACATACGGGACATTGAAAGACTTCCCAGAATGCCATAGGGTGGACCGGGTCACTAACTTCTTCCTGGGTCGCACTGACAAGGTCAGAGAGGTCGGGTTCGATCCGGCGTACTCGCGATTCGCTCATACCGGTGAGAATTTCTCGTTTTCCGTAAACCATCATGTTGTTAACGGCCTCCTGTTTAGTCAAAACTTTGCCCTAGCCAGCTCATGTTAG